In Callithrix jacchus isolate 240 chromosome 18, calJac240_pri, whole genome shotgun sequence, one DNA window encodes the following:
- the NPR1 gene encoding atrial natriuretic peptide receptor 1 isoform X2 yields the protein MPGPRRPAGSRLRLLLLLLLPPLLLLLRGSRAGNLTIAVVLPLANTSYPWSWARVGPAVELALARVKARPDLLPGWTVRTVLGSSENALGVCSDTAAPLAAVDLKWEHNPAVFLGPGCVYAAAPVGRFTAHWRVPLLTAGAPALGFGVKDEYALTTRAGPSYAKLGDFVAALHRRLGWERQALMLYAYRPGDDEHCFFLVEGLFMRVRDRLNITVDHLEFAENDLGHYTRLLRTVPRKGRVIYICSSPDAFRALMLLALEAGLSGEDYVFFHLDIFGQSLQGGQGPVPRRPWERGDGQDVSARQAFQAVKIITYKEPDNPEYLEFLKQLKHLAREQFNFTMEDGLVNTIPASFHDGLLLYVQAVTETLAHGGTVTDGENITQRMWNRSFQGVTGHLKIDSSGDRETDFSLWDMDPETGAFRVVLNYNGTSQELVAVSGRKLSWPLGYPPPDVPKCGFDNEDPACNQDHLSTLEVLALVGSLSLLGILIVSFFIYRKMQLEKELASELWRVRWEDVEPSSLERHLRSAGSRLTLSGRGSNYGSLLTTEGQFQVFAKTAYYKGNLVAVKRVNRKRIELTRKVLFELKHMRDVQNEHLTRFVGACTDPPNICILTEYCPRGSLQDILENESITLDWMFRYSLTNDIVKGMLFLHNGAICSHGNLKSSNCVVDGRFVLKITDYGLESFRDPDPEQGHTLYAKKLWTAPELLRMASPPVRGSQAGDVYSFGIILQEIALRSGVFHVEGLDLSPKEIIERVTRGEQPPFRPSLALQSHLEELGLLMQRCWAEDPQERPPFQQIRLTLRKFNRENSSNILDNLLSRMEQYANNLEELVEERTQAYLEEKRKAEALLYQILPHSVAEQLKRGETVQAEAFDSVTIYFSDIVGFTALSAESTPMQVVTLLNDLYTCFDAVIDNFDVYKVETIGDAYMVVSGLPVRNGRLHACEVARMALALLDAVHSFRIRHRPQEQLRLRIGIHTGPVCAGVVGLKMPRYCLFGDTVNTASRMESNGEALKIHLSSETKAVLEEFGGFELELRGDVEMKGKGKVRTYWLLGERGSSTRG from the exons ATGCCGGGGCCCCGGCGTCCCGCCGGCTCCCGCCTGcgcctgctcctgctcctgctgctgccgccgctgctgctgctaCTCCGGGGCAGCCGCGCGGGAAACCTGACGATAGCCGTGGTACTGCCTCTGGCCAACACCTCGTACCCGTGGTCGTGGGCGCGCGTGGGACCCGCCGTGGAGCTGGCCCTGGCCCGGGTGAAGGCGCGCCCCGACTTGCTGCCAGGCTGGACGGTCCGCACGGTGCTGGGCAGCAGCGAGAACGCGCTGGGCGTCTGCTCTGACACCGCCGCGCCCCTGGCCGCGGTGGACCTCAAGTGGGAGCACAACCCCGCGGTGTTCCTGGGCCCGGGCTGCGTGTACGCCGCCGCCCCGGTAGGGCGCTTCACCGCGCACTGGCGGGTGCCGCTGCTGACCGCCGGCGCCCCGGCGCTGGGCTTCGGTGTCAAGGACGAGTACGCGCTGACCACCCGCGCGGGGCCCAGCTACGCAAAGCTGGGCGACTTCGTGGCGGCGCTGCACCGACGGCTGGGCTGGGAGCGCCAGGCGCTCATGCTCTACGCCTACCGGCCGGGTGACGACGAGCACTGCTTCTTCCTCGTGGAGGGGCTGTTTATGCGTGTCCGCGACCGCCTCAATATCACGGTGGACCACCTGGAGTTCGCCGAGAACGACCTCGGCCACTACACCAGGCTGCTGCGGACCGTGCCGCGCAAAGGCCGAG TTATCTACATCTGCAGCTCGCCTGATGCCTTCAGAGCCCTTATGCTTCTGGCCCTGGAAGCTGGCTTGAGTGGGGAGGACTACGTTTTCTTTCACCTGGATATCTTTGGGCAAAGCCTGCAAGGTGGACAGGGCCCTGTTCCCCGCAGGCCCTGGGAGAGAGGAGATGGGCAGGATGTCAGTGCCCGCCAAGCCTTTCAG GCTGTCAAAATCATTACATATAAAGAACCAGATAATCCCGAGTACTTGGAATTCCTGAAGCAGCTAAAACACCTGGCCCGGGAGCAGTTCAACTTCACCATGGAGGACGGCCTG GTGAACACCATCCCAGCGTCCTTCCATGATGGGCTGCTGCTCTATGTCCAGGCAGTGACGGAGACTCTGGCACATGGAGGAACTGTCACTGATGGGGAGAACATCACTCAGCGGATGTGGAACCGAAGCTTTCAAG GTGTGACAGGACACCTGAAAATTGATAGCAGTGGTGATCGGGAAACAGACTTCTCCCTCTGGGATATGGATCCCGAGACTGGTGCCTTCAGG GTTGTACTGAACTACAATGGGACTTCCCAAGAGCTGGTGGCTGTGTCGGGGCGCAAATTGAGCTGGCCCCTGGGGTACCCTCCTCCCGACGTCCCCAAATGTGGCTTTGACAACGAAGACCCAGCATGCAACCAAG ATCACCTTTCCACCCTGGAGGTGCTGGCTTTGGTGGGCAGCCTCTCCTTGCTCGGCATTCTGATTGTCTCCTTCTTCATATACAG GAAGATGCAGCTGGAGAAGGAACTGGCCTCGGAGCTGTGGCGGGTGCGCTGGGAGGATGTCGAGCCCAGTAGCCTTGAGAGGCACCTGCGGAGTGCGGGTAGCCGGCTGACTCTGAGCGGG AGAGGCTCCAATTACGGCTCCCTGCTAACCACAGAGGGccagttccaagtctttgccaagACAGCATATTATAAG GGCAACCTCGTGGCTGTGAAACGTGTGAACCGTAAACGCATTGAGCTGACACGAAAAGTCCTGTTTGAGCTGAAGCAT ATGCGGGATGTGCAGAATGAACACCTGACCAGGTTTGTGGGAGCCTGCACCGACCCCCCCAACATCTGCATCCTCACAGAGTACTGTCCCCGTGGGAGCCTGCAG GACATTCTGGAGAATGAGAGCATCACCCTGGACTGGATGTTCCGGTACTCGCTCACCAATGACATCGTCAAG GGCATGCTGTTTCTACATAATGGGGCTATCTGCTCTCATGGGAACCTCAAGTCATCCAACTGCGTGGTAGATGGGCGTTTTGTGCTCAAGATCACCGACTACGGGCTGGAGAGCTTCAGGGACCCGGACCCAGAGCAAGGACACACCCTTTATGCCA AAAAGTTGTGGACAGCCCCTGAGCTCCTGCGAATGGCTTCACCCCCTGTGCGCGGCTCCCAGGCTGGTGACGTATACAGCTTTGGGATCATCCTTCAGGAGATTGCCCTGAGGAGTGGGGTCTTCCATGTGGAAGGTTTGGACCTCAGCCCCAAAG AGATCATCGAGCGGGTGACTCGGGGTGAGCAGCCGCCCTTCCGGCCTTCCCTGGCCCTGCAGAGTCACCTGGAGGAGCTGGGGCTGCTGATGCAGCGGTGCTGGGCTGAGGACCCGCAGGAGAGGCCACCATTCCAGCAGATCCGCCTGACGCTGCGCAAGTTTAACAG GGAGAACAGCAGCAACATCCTGGACAACCTGCTGTCCCGAATGGAGCAGTACGCGAACAACCTGGAGGAGCTGGTGGAGGAGCGGACCCAGGCGTACCTGGAGGAGAAGCGCAAGGCCGAGGCTCTGCTCTACCAGATCCTGCCTCA CTCAGTGGCTGAGCAGCTGAAGCGTGGGGAGACAGTGCAGGCCGAAGCCTTTGACAGCGTTACCATCTACTTCAGTGACATTGTGGGTTTCACAGCGCTGTCGGCAGAGAGCACGCCCATGCAG GTGGTGACCCTGCTCAACGACCTGTACACCTGCTTTGATGCCGTCATAGACAACTTTGATGTGTACAAg gTGGAGACAATTGGCGACGCCTACATGGTAGTGTCAGGGCTGCCTGTGCGGAACGGGCGGCTCCACGCCTGTGAGGTGGCCCGCATGGCCCTGGCGCTGCTGGATGCTGTGCACTCCTTCCGAATCCGCCACCGGCCCCAGGAGCAGCTGCGCTTGCGCATTGGCATCCACACAG GACCCGTGTGTGCCGGAGTGGTGGGACTGAAGATGCCTCGTTACTGTCTCTTTGGGGACACGGTCAACACAGCCTCAAGAATGGAGTCTAATGGGGAAG CCCTGAAGATCCACTTGTCTTCTGAGACCAAGGCTGTCCTGGAGGAGTTTGGTGGTTTTGAGCTGGAGCTTCGAGGGGATGTAGAAATGAAG GGCAAAGGCAAGGTTCGAACCTACTGGCTCCTGGGCGAGCGAGGGAGTAGCACCCGAGGCTGA
- the NPR1 gene encoding atrial natriuretic peptide receptor 1 isoform X1: MPGPRRPAGSRLRLLLLLLLPPLLLLLRGSRAGNLTIAVVLPLANTSYPWSWARVGPAVELALARVKARPDLLPGWTVRTVLGSSENALGVCSDTAAPLAAVDLKWEHNPAVFLGPGCVYAAAPVGRFTAHWRVPLLTAGAPALGFGVKDEYALTTRAGPSYAKLGDFVAALHRRLGWERQALMLYAYRPGDDEHCFFLVEGLFMRVRDRLNITVDHLEFAENDLGHYTRLLRTVPRKGRVIYICSSPDAFRALMLLALEAGLSGEDYVFFHLDIFGQSLQGGQGPVPRRPWERGDGQDVSARQAFQAVKIITYKEPDNPEYLEFLKQLKHLAREQFNFTMEDGLVNTIPASFHDGLLLYVQAVTETLAHGGTVTDGENITQRMWNRSFQGVTGHLKIDSSGDRETDFSLWDMDPETGAFRVVLNYNGTSQELVAVSGRKLSWPLGYPPPDVPKCGFDNEDPACNQDHLSTLEVLALVGSLSLLGILIVSFFIYRKMQLEKELASELWRVRWEDVEPSSLERHLRSAGSRLTLSGRGSNYGSLLTTEGQFQVFAKTAYYKGNLVAVKRVNRKRIELTRKVLFELKHMRDVQNEHLTRFVGACTDPPNICILTEYCPRGSLQQDILENESITLDWMFRYSLTNDIVKGMLFLHNGAICSHGNLKSSNCVVDGRFVLKITDYGLESFRDPDPEQGHTLYAKKLWTAPELLRMASPPVRGSQAGDVYSFGIILQEIALRSGVFHVEGLDLSPKEIIERVTRGEQPPFRPSLALQSHLEELGLLMQRCWAEDPQERPPFQQIRLTLRKFNRENSSNILDNLLSRMEQYANNLEELVEERTQAYLEEKRKAEALLYQILPHSVAEQLKRGETVQAEAFDSVTIYFSDIVGFTALSAESTPMQVVTLLNDLYTCFDAVIDNFDVYKVETIGDAYMVVSGLPVRNGRLHACEVARMALALLDAVHSFRIRHRPQEQLRLRIGIHTGPVCAGVVGLKMPRYCLFGDTVNTASRMESNGEALKIHLSSETKAVLEEFGGFELELRGDVEMKGKGKVRTYWLLGERGSSTRG; the protein is encoded by the exons ATGCCGGGGCCCCGGCGTCCCGCCGGCTCCCGCCTGcgcctgctcctgctcctgctgctgccgccgctgctgctgctaCTCCGGGGCAGCCGCGCGGGAAACCTGACGATAGCCGTGGTACTGCCTCTGGCCAACACCTCGTACCCGTGGTCGTGGGCGCGCGTGGGACCCGCCGTGGAGCTGGCCCTGGCCCGGGTGAAGGCGCGCCCCGACTTGCTGCCAGGCTGGACGGTCCGCACGGTGCTGGGCAGCAGCGAGAACGCGCTGGGCGTCTGCTCTGACACCGCCGCGCCCCTGGCCGCGGTGGACCTCAAGTGGGAGCACAACCCCGCGGTGTTCCTGGGCCCGGGCTGCGTGTACGCCGCCGCCCCGGTAGGGCGCTTCACCGCGCACTGGCGGGTGCCGCTGCTGACCGCCGGCGCCCCGGCGCTGGGCTTCGGTGTCAAGGACGAGTACGCGCTGACCACCCGCGCGGGGCCCAGCTACGCAAAGCTGGGCGACTTCGTGGCGGCGCTGCACCGACGGCTGGGCTGGGAGCGCCAGGCGCTCATGCTCTACGCCTACCGGCCGGGTGACGACGAGCACTGCTTCTTCCTCGTGGAGGGGCTGTTTATGCGTGTCCGCGACCGCCTCAATATCACGGTGGACCACCTGGAGTTCGCCGAGAACGACCTCGGCCACTACACCAGGCTGCTGCGGACCGTGCCGCGCAAAGGCCGAG TTATCTACATCTGCAGCTCGCCTGATGCCTTCAGAGCCCTTATGCTTCTGGCCCTGGAAGCTGGCTTGAGTGGGGAGGACTACGTTTTCTTTCACCTGGATATCTTTGGGCAAAGCCTGCAAGGTGGACAGGGCCCTGTTCCCCGCAGGCCCTGGGAGAGAGGAGATGGGCAGGATGTCAGTGCCCGCCAAGCCTTTCAG GCTGTCAAAATCATTACATATAAAGAACCAGATAATCCCGAGTACTTGGAATTCCTGAAGCAGCTAAAACACCTGGCCCGGGAGCAGTTCAACTTCACCATGGAGGACGGCCTG GTGAACACCATCCCAGCGTCCTTCCATGATGGGCTGCTGCTCTATGTCCAGGCAGTGACGGAGACTCTGGCACATGGAGGAACTGTCACTGATGGGGAGAACATCACTCAGCGGATGTGGAACCGAAGCTTTCAAG GTGTGACAGGACACCTGAAAATTGATAGCAGTGGTGATCGGGAAACAGACTTCTCCCTCTGGGATATGGATCCCGAGACTGGTGCCTTCAGG GTTGTACTGAACTACAATGGGACTTCCCAAGAGCTGGTGGCTGTGTCGGGGCGCAAATTGAGCTGGCCCCTGGGGTACCCTCCTCCCGACGTCCCCAAATGTGGCTTTGACAACGAAGACCCAGCATGCAACCAAG ATCACCTTTCCACCCTGGAGGTGCTGGCTTTGGTGGGCAGCCTCTCCTTGCTCGGCATTCTGATTGTCTCCTTCTTCATATACAG GAAGATGCAGCTGGAGAAGGAACTGGCCTCGGAGCTGTGGCGGGTGCGCTGGGAGGATGTCGAGCCCAGTAGCCTTGAGAGGCACCTGCGGAGTGCGGGTAGCCGGCTGACTCTGAGCGGG AGAGGCTCCAATTACGGCTCCCTGCTAACCACAGAGGGccagttccaagtctttgccaagACAGCATATTATAAG GGCAACCTCGTGGCTGTGAAACGTGTGAACCGTAAACGCATTGAGCTGACACGAAAAGTCCTGTTTGAGCTGAAGCAT ATGCGGGATGTGCAGAATGAACACCTGACCAGGTTTGTGGGAGCCTGCACCGACCCCCCCAACATCTGCATCCTCACAGAGTACTGTCCCCGTGGGAGCCTGCAG CAGGACATTCTGGAGAATGAGAGCATCACCCTGGACTGGATGTTCCGGTACTCGCTCACCAATGACATCGTCAAG GGCATGCTGTTTCTACATAATGGGGCTATCTGCTCTCATGGGAACCTCAAGTCATCCAACTGCGTGGTAGATGGGCGTTTTGTGCTCAAGATCACCGACTACGGGCTGGAGAGCTTCAGGGACCCGGACCCAGAGCAAGGACACACCCTTTATGCCA AAAAGTTGTGGACAGCCCCTGAGCTCCTGCGAATGGCTTCACCCCCTGTGCGCGGCTCCCAGGCTGGTGACGTATACAGCTTTGGGATCATCCTTCAGGAGATTGCCCTGAGGAGTGGGGTCTTCCATGTGGAAGGTTTGGACCTCAGCCCCAAAG AGATCATCGAGCGGGTGACTCGGGGTGAGCAGCCGCCCTTCCGGCCTTCCCTGGCCCTGCAGAGTCACCTGGAGGAGCTGGGGCTGCTGATGCAGCGGTGCTGGGCTGAGGACCCGCAGGAGAGGCCACCATTCCAGCAGATCCGCCTGACGCTGCGCAAGTTTAACAG GGAGAACAGCAGCAACATCCTGGACAACCTGCTGTCCCGAATGGAGCAGTACGCGAACAACCTGGAGGAGCTGGTGGAGGAGCGGACCCAGGCGTACCTGGAGGAGAAGCGCAAGGCCGAGGCTCTGCTCTACCAGATCCTGCCTCA CTCAGTGGCTGAGCAGCTGAAGCGTGGGGAGACAGTGCAGGCCGAAGCCTTTGACAGCGTTACCATCTACTTCAGTGACATTGTGGGTTTCACAGCGCTGTCGGCAGAGAGCACGCCCATGCAG GTGGTGACCCTGCTCAACGACCTGTACACCTGCTTTGATGCCGTCATAGACAACTTTGATGTGTACAAg gTGGAGACAATTGGCGACGCCTACATGGTAGTGTCAGGGCTGCCTGTGCGGAACGGGCGGCTCCACGCCTGTGAGGTGGCCCGCATGGCCCTGGCGCTGCTGGATGCTGTGCACTCCTTCCGAATCCGCCACCGGCCCCAGGAGCAGCTGCGCTTGCGCATTGGCATCCACACAG GACCCGTGTGTGCCGGAGTGGTGGGACTGAAGATGCCTCGTTACTGTCTCTTTGGGGACACGGTCAACACAGCCTCAAGAATGGAGTCTAATGGGGAAG CCCTGAAGATCCACTTGTCTTCTGAGACCAAGGCTGTCCTGGAGGAGTTTGGTGGTTTTGAGCTGGAGCTTCGAGGGGATGTAGAAATGAAG GGCAAAGGCAAGGTTCGAACCTACTGGCTCCTGGGCGAGCGAGGGAGTAGCACCCGAGGCTGA
- the NPR1 gene encoding atrial natriuretic peptide receptor 1 isoform X3, translated as MPGPRRPAGSRLRLLLLLLLPPLLLLLRGSRAGNLTIAVVLPLANTSYPWSWARVGPAVELALARVKARPDLLPGWTVRTVLGSSENALGVCSDTAAPLAAVDLKWEHNPAVFLGPGCVYAAAPVGRFTAHWRVPLLTAGAPALGFGVKDEYALTTRAGPSYAKLGDFVAALHRRLGWERQALMLYAYRPGDDEHCFFLVEGLFMRVRDRLNITVDHLEFAENDLGHYTRLLRTVPRKGRVIYICSSPDAFRALMLLALEAGLSGEDYVFFHLDIFGQSLQGGQGPVPRRPWERGDGQDVSARQAFQAVKIITYKEPDNPEYLEFLKQLKHLAREQFNFTMEDGLVNTIPASFHDGLLLYVQAVTETLAHGGTVTDGENITQRMWNRSFQGVTGHLKIDSSGDRETDFSLWDMDPETGAFRVVLNYNGTSQELVAVSGRKLSWPLGYPPPDVPKCGFDNEDPACNQDHLSTLEVLALVGSLSLLGILIVSFFIYRKMQLEKELASELWRVRWEDVEPSSLERHLRSAGSRLTLSGRGSNYGSLLTTEGQFQVFAKTAYYKMRDVQNEHLTRFVGACTDPPNICILTEYCPRGSLQQDILENESITLDWMFRYSLTNDIVKGMLFLHNGAICSHGNLKSSNCVVDGRFVLKITDYGLESFRDPDPEQGHTLYAKKLWTAPELLRMASPPVRGSQAGDVYSFGIILQEIALRSGVFHVEGLDLSPKEIIERVTRGEQPPFRPSLALQSHLEELGLLMQRCWAEDPQERPPFQQIRLTLRKFNRENSSNILDNLLSRMEQYANNLEELVEERTQAYLEEKRKAEALLYQILPHSVAEQLKRGETVQAEAFDSVTIYFSDIVGFTALSAESTPMQVVTLLNDLYTCFDAVIDNFDVYKVETIGDAYMVVSGLPVRNGRLHACEVARMALALLDAVHSFRIRHRPQEQLRLRIGIHTGPVCAGVVGLKMPRYCLFGDTVNTASRMESNGEALKIHLSSETKAVLEEFGGFELELRGDVEMKGKGKVRTYWLLGERGSSTRG; from the exons ATGCCGGGGCCCCGGCGTCCCGCCGGCTCCCGCCTGcgcctgctcctgctcctgctgctgccgccgctgctgctgctaCTCCGGGGCAGCCGCGCGGGAAACCTGACGATAGCCGTGGTACTGCCTCTGGCCAACACCTCGTACCCGTGGTCGTGGGCGCGCGTGGGACCCGCCGTGGAGCTGGCCCTGGCCCGGGTGAAGGCGCGCCCCGACTTGCTGCCAGGCTGGACGGTCCGCACGGTGCTGGGCAGCAGCGAGAACGCGCTGGGCGTCTGCTCTGACACCGCCGCGCCCCTGGCCGCGGTGGACCTCAAGTGGGAGCACAACCCCGCGGTGTTCCTGGGCCCGGGCTGCGTGTACGCCGCCGCCCCGGTAGGGCGCTTCACCGCGCACTGGCGGGTGCCGCTGCTGACCGCCGGCGCCCCGGCGCTGGGCTTCGGTGTCAAGGACGAGTACGCGCTGACCACCCGCGCGGGGCCCAGCTACGCAAAGCTGGGCGACTTCGTGGCGGCGCTGCACCGACGGCTGGGCTGGGAGCGCCAGGCGCTCATGCTCTACGCCTACCGGCCGGGTGACGACGAGCACTGCTTCTTCCTCGTGGAGGGGCTGTTTATGCGTGTCCGCGACCGCCTCAATATCACGGTGGACCACCTGGAGTTCGCCGAGAACGACCTCGGCCACTACACCAGGCTGCTGCGGACCGTGCCGCGCAAAGGCCGAG TTATCTACATCTGCAGCTCGCCTGATGCCTTCAGAGCCCTTATGCTTCTGGCCCTGGAAGCTGGCTTGAGTGGGGAGGACTACGTTTTCTTTCACCTGGATATCTTTGGGCAAAGCCTGCAAGGTGGACAGGGCCCTGTTCCCCGCAGGCCCTGGGAGAGAGGAGATGGGCAGGATGTCAGTGCCCGCCAAGCCTTTCAG GCTGTCAAAATCATTACATATAAAGAACCAGATAATCCCGAGTACTTGGAATTCCTGAAGCAGCTAAAACACCTGGCCCGGGAGCAGTTCAACTTCACCATGGAGGACGGCCTG GTGAACACCATCCCAGCGTCCTTCCATGATGGGCTGCTGCTCTATGTCCAGGCAGTGACGGAGACTCTGGCACATGGAGGAACTGTCACTGATGGGGAGAACATCACTCAGCGGATGTGGAACCGAAGCTTTCAAG GTGTGACAGGACACCTGAAAATTGATAGCAGTGGTGATCGGGAAACAGACTTCTCCCTCTGGGATATGGATCCCGAGACTGGTGCCTTCAGG GTTGTACTGAACTACAATGGGACTTCCCAAGAGCTGGTGGCTGTGTCGGGGCGCAAATTGAGCTGGCCCCTGGGGTACCCTCCTCCCGACGTCCCCAAATGTGGCTTTGACAACGAAGACCCAGCATGCAACCAAG ATCACCTTTCCACCCTGGAGGTGCTGGCTTTGGTGGGCAGCCTCTCCTTGCTCGGCATTCTGATTGTCTCCTTCTTCATATACAG GAAGATGCAGCTGGAGAAGGAACTGGCCTCGGAGCTGTGGCGGGTGCGCTGGGAGGATGTCGAGCCCAGTAGCCTTGAGAGGCACCTGCGGAGTGCGGGTAGCCGGCTGACTCTGAGCGGG AGAGGCTCCAATTACGGCTCCCTGCTAACCACAGAGGGccagttccaagtctttgccaagACAGCATATTATAAG ATGCGGGATGTGCAGAATGAACACCTGACCAGGTTTGTGGGAGCCTGCACCGACCCCCCCAACATCTGCATCCTCACAGAGTACTGTCCCCGTGGGAGCCTGCAG CAGGACATTCTGGAGAATGAGAGCATCACCCTGGACTGGATGTTCCGGTACTCGCTCACCAATGACATCGTCAAG GGCATGCTGTTTCTACATAATGGGGCTATCTGCTCTCATGGGAACCTCAAGTCATCCAACTGCGTGGTAGATGGGCGTTTTGTGCTCAAGATCACCGACTACGGGCTGGAGAGCTTCAGGGACCCGGACCCAGAGCAAGGACACACCCTTTATGCCA AAAAGTTGTGGACAGCCCCTGAGCTCCTGCGAATGGCTTCACCCCCTGTGCGCGGCTCCCAGGCTGGTGACGTATACAGCTTTGGGATCATCCTTCAGGAGATTGCCCTGAGGAGTGGGGTCTTCCATGTGGAAGGTTTGGACCTCAGCCCCAAAG AGATCATCGAGCGGGTGACTCGGGGTGAGCAGCCGCCCTTCCGGCCTTCCCTGGCCCTGCAGAGTCACCTGGAGGAGCTGGGGCTGCTGATGCAGCGGTGCTGGGCTGAGGACCCGCAGGAGAGGCCACCATTCCAGCAGATCCGCCTGACGCTGCGCAAGTTTAACAG GGAGAACAGCAGCAACATCCTGGACAACCTGCTGTCCCGAATGGAGCAGTACGCGAACAACCTGGAGGAGCTGGTGGAGGAGCGGACCCAGGCGTACCTGGAGGAGAAGCGCAAGGCCGAGGCTCTGCTCTACCAGATCCTGCCTCA CTCAGTGGCTGAGCAGCTGAAGCGTGGGGAGACAGTGCAGGCCGAAGCCTTTGACAGCGTTACCATCTACTTCAGTGACATTGTGGGTTTCACAGCGCTGTCGGCAGAGAGCACGCCCATGCAG GTGGTGACCCTGCTCAACGACCTGTACACCTGCTTTGATGCCGTCATAGACAACTTTGATGTGTACAAg gTGGAGACAATTGGCGACGCCTACATGGTAGTGTCAGGGCTGCCTGTGCGGAACGGGCGGCTCCACGCCTGTGAGGTGGCCCGCATGGCCCTGGCGCTGCTGGATGCTGTGCACTCCTTCCGAATCCGCCACCGGCCCCAGGAGCAGCTGCGCTTGCGCATTGGCATCCACACAG GACCCGTGTGTGCCGGAGTGGTGGGACTGAAGATGCCTCGTTACTGTCTCTTTGGGGACACGGTCAACACAGCCTCAAGAATGGAGTCTAATGGGGAAG CCCTGAAGATCCACTTGTCTTCTGAGACCAAGGCTGTCCTGGAGGAGTTTGGTGGTTTTGAGCTGGAGCTTCGAGGGGATGTAGAAATGAAG GGCAAAGGCAAGGTTCGAACCTACTGGCTCCTGGGCGAGCGAGGGAGTAGCACCCGAGGCTGA